A single region of the Saprospiraceae bacterium genome encodes:
- a CDS encoding histidine kinase — protein MQERIISIIKRVGPHLLFWVGVLLVYYRNAQIRNWTAHYWTSMGWILPVDIAAVYFTAYFLVPRYLLQKKYSTFLILFFLSNTFFVLLENAIYHFYVNPTLYEGYDRPFFFLPTIWNIILGMDIYVFLFCGIQLYQYWIRDQKKQSELIQQSLSSELALLRSQINPHFLFNTLNNIDLLVFKNQQKASDSIVKLSEIMRYMLYEANTESVPLYKELQYLESMIDLIRLRVKDPAFIAFEVSGDTNGKMISPMLLVPFVENAYKHGKKTGKAPGISIKLNITNSHYEFYVFNRKDTGYVEAKDFTGGIGLSNVKRRLALLYPDKHELNIKESNDTFEVFLSLPII, from the coding sequence ATGCAAGAACGAATTATAAGTATCATCAAACGAGTAGGACCTCACCTTTTATTTTGGGTTGGGGTGCTTTTGGTGTATTATCGAAACGCCCAAATTCGAAATTGGACGGCTCATTATTGGACCTCCATGGGTTGGATTTTACCTGTAGATATCGCTGCAGTCTATTTTACTGCTTACTTTTTAGTGCCGCGTTATTTACTACAGAAGAAATACAGCACTTTTCTCATCTTGTTTTTTTTATCCAATACCTTTTTTGTTTTGTTGGAAAATGCCATTTACCATTTCTATGTCAATCCGACTTTATACGAGGGTTATGATCGTCCCTTTTTCTTTTTGCCTACAATTTGGAATATCATTCTTGGCATGGACATCTATGTCTTTCTTTTTTGTGGTATTCAGCTTTATCAATATTGGATCCGGGATCAAAAAAAGCAATCTGAGCTCATTCAGCAAAGTTTGAGTAGCGAGTTGGCCCTTTTACGTTCACAAATCAACCCCCATTTTTTATTTAATACCCTTAATAATATTGACTTGTTGGTGTTCAAAAATCAACAAAAAGCTTCGGACTCGATTGTCAAGTTGTCAGAAATCATGCGATATATGCTATATGAGGCGAACACCGAATCGGTTCCATTATACAAAGAGCTGCAATACCTGGAAAGCATGATTGACTTAATCCGATTGAGGGTAAAAGATCCTGCTTTTATTGCCTTTGAAGTGAGTGGCGATACCAATGGAAAAATGATTTCCCCTATGTTATTGGTGCCATTTGTCGAAAATGCCTATAAACACGGCAAAAAAACAGGCAAAGCACCAGGAATTAGTATTAAATTAAACATTACCAATAGCCATTATGAGTTTTATGTTTTTAATCGAAAAGATACCGGCTATGTAGAAGCTAAAGATTTTACTGGCGGCATTGGTCTAAGCAATGTGAAACGTCGATTAGCATTGTTATATCCAGATAAGCATGAACTGAACATTAAGGAAAGCAATGATACTTTTGAGGTGTTCCTAAGCCTTCCAATTATCTAA
- a CDS encoding hydroxymethylglutaryl-CoA reductase, with the protein MLKKIPYSKTNDYTEAQAALRRNTVETEKGLSFQHMNHYAFDPQVVAGNIENFIGVAQVPIGVAGPLLINGEEAKGEFYIPMATTEGTLVASYNRGMKIASLAGGITTTVVDDAMNRAPVFVFKNARYAREFGHWVEQHFAQIKAEAEQTTAVGKLLDIHQYPMSKMRWLRFNYSTGDAAGQNMVTKATHQACSWILNQQPAGLENFSLAAGLDTDKKHSLLNALETRGKKVVAEITLPQKLMKEVLHISAEKLFGLRQLSTAGALMSGSVSNGAHIANGVTAMFIATGQDVANVAESSAGYHFGELLPNGDYYYSITIPALIVATYGGGTGLPTQRECLEIMGCYGSGMVNKLAEIIAAVTLCGELSLGAAVAADEWVSSHEQYGRNR; encoded by the coding sequence ATGCTCAAGAAAATACCATATTCTAAAACAAATGATTACACCGAAGCGCAAGCGGCCTTGCGGAGAAATACGGTGGAAACAGAAAAAGGCCTTTCTTTCCAACATATGAATCATTATGCCTTTGACCCGCAAGTAGTAGCTGGAAACATCGAAAACTTCATAGGGGTGGCCCAGGTGCCTATTGGCGTTGCAGGCCCGCTTTTGATCAACGGAGAGGAGGCAAAAGGCGAGTTTTACATCCCTATGGCAACAACCGAAGGGACCTTGGTCGCCAGCTATAACCGAGGCATGAAGATCGCCAGCCTGGCCGGTGGAATTACCACGACGGTAGTGGATGATGCCATGAATCGCGCTCCGGTTTTTGTCTTCAAAAATGCCAGGTATGCCCGGGAATTTGGCCATTGGGTGGAACAGCATTTTGCACAGATTAAAGCCGAGGCAGAACAAACAACCGCTGTCGGCAAATTGCTTGACATCCATCAATACCCCATGAGCAAAATGCGGTGGTTGCGCTTTAACTACAGCACCGGTGATGCTGCCGGACAAAACATGGTGACCAAAGCGACCCACCAGGCTTGCAGCTGGATATTGAACCAACAGCCAGCGGGTCTGGAAAACTTTTCCCTGGCCGCCGGATTGGATACCGATAAGAAACATTCCCTACTCAATGCCCTGGAAACCAGGGGAAAAAAGGTCGTCGCTGAAATCACCCTCCCTCAAAAACTAATGAAGGAAGTGTTGCATATTTCGGCTGAGAAACTTTTTGGCCTCCGACAACTATCTACCGCCGGCGCCTTGATGTCGGGTTCGGTCAGTAATGGGGCACATATTGCCAATGGCGTCACGGCCATGTTTATCGCCACGGGCCAGGATGTAGCCAATGTCGCAGAGTCTTCCGCCGGGTATCATTTTGGAGAGCTTCTGCCCAATGGCGATTATTATTATTCGATCACCATCCCAGCCTTGATTGTAGCCACCTACGGAGGCGGCACGGGCCTCCCTACCCAACGTGAATGCCTGGAAATAATGGGATGTTACGGTAGTGGAATGGTAAACAAGCTAGCAGAAATTATCGCCGCCGTAACCTTGTGTGGCGAACTGTCCCTCGGCGCCGCTGTAGCTGCTGATGAATGGGTGTCCTCCCACGAACAATACGGCCGCAATCGCTAA
- a CDS encoding response regulator transcription factor, protein MKISCIAVDDEPLALEKMEKYIDKVDYLDLKGTFDNAFDALNFLRQQRVDLMFLDIQMDELTGIQLLEVLKNQPKVVLTTAYDQYALRGYELDVIDYLLKPFSFQRFLKAVEKVFESLRQASPLIAPAPLKLESDYILVRSDYRLQKVKLLEIQYIEGMKDYSRIFTPTHKVMTLQNLKKLEEVLPCPPFLRVHKSFIISVDKVDSIGKNDIIVADRTIPIGGLYKKSFMDYLDQQKLIG, encoded by the coding sequence ATGAAAATAAGTTGTATTGCCGTTGACGATGAGCCCTTGGCCTTGGAAAAAATGGAAAAATACATTGACAAGGTAGATTATTTGGATTTGAAAGGGACTTTCGACAATGCTTTTGATGCTTTGAATTTTTTGAGACAGCAAAGGGTTGATTTGATGTTCCTGGATATTCAGATGGATGAATTGACGGGGATTCAATTGCTGGAGGTTTTAAAAAACCAACCTAAAGTGGTACTCACTACGGCCTATGACCAATATGCCTTAAGGGGCTATGAACTGGATGTGATTGATTATTTGTTAAAGCCTTTTAGTTTTCAGCGTTTTCTTAAAGCAGTTGAAAAGGTGTTTGAAAGTTTGCGACAGGCAAGCCCTCTGATCGCTCCTGCGCCATTGAAATTGGAGTCTGATTATATCCTGGTGCGCTCTGATTACCGTTTACAAAAGGTAAAACTGCTTGAAATTCAGTACATTGAGGGAATGAAGGATTATTCCCGTATTTTCACACCAACCCATAAAGTGATGACTCTGCAAAACCTCAAGAAGTTGGAGGAGGTGCTTCCGTGTCCGCCTTTTTTACGGGTTCATAAGTCCTTTATTATTTCTGTTGACAAGGTAGATAGTATTGGAAAGAATGATATTATTGTAGCGGACAGGACCATTCCGATTGGTGGTTTGTATAAGAAGAGTTTTATGGATTACCTGGATCAGCAGAAGTTAATTGGGTAA